One genomic region from bacterium encodes:
- a CDS encoding GAF domain-containing protein: MIDTNHWRELFADEQLTRQRAFAQYTDDIIATIAKLPGYSWCGFYWVVGDTLHLGAWRGPHATEHVAIPVGQGICGAAVTSRETVIVDDVTKDPRYLQCFLSTKSEIVVPIYTDGDPSKDVIGEIDIDSDKTGMFTSDDRLQLEKLATLIGKFYPTGFDPRLV; encoded by the coding sequence ATGATCGATACAAATCACTGGCGCGAACTATTTGCCGACGAACAACTGACGAGGCAGCGCGCTTTTGCGCAATACACCGATGACATTATCGCAACAATCGCGAAGTTGCCGGGTTATAGTTGGTGTGGTTTCTACTGGGTAGTGGGCGATACGCTGCACCTCGGCGCATGGCGCGGGCCCCACGCTACCGAACATGTCGCGATACCGGTTGGACAAGGGATTTGCGGAGCGGCAGTGACTTCGCGGGAAACCGTAATTGTCGACGATGTCACAAAAGACCCGCGTTACCTGCAGTGTTTCCTTTCGACAAAATCGGAAATCGTGGTTCCCATTTATACTGACGGTGATCCAAGTAAGGACGTTATCGGGGAAATCGATATCGATAGCGATAAAACCGGTATGTTCACATCGGACGACCGCTTACAATTGGAAAAACTCGCGACCTTGATTGGAAAGTTCTATCCTACCGGTTTCGATCCCCGTTTGGTGTAG
- the upp gene encoding uracil phosphoribosyltransferase, translating to MSQPHSIDQYELDRYLCILRDIDTNTVQFRWASDNLARLLCSAAVAKLPHRKITVKTPVGIGEGVELATNVMGVPIYRAGQALVQAFLGVVPQAAVGSLLIQRNEETAQPKLFYKKFPHPLPPNAIILDPMLATAGSAIMAVNILKEHGYASDSIYFLGVVASQEGFDRLSQHIPTAHITVAAVDPRLTAMKYIDPGLGDYGDRYFGT from the coding sequence ATGAGCCAACCACATTCCATCGACCAATACGAACTCGACCGTTACCTTTGCATCTTGCGGGATATCGATACGAACACTGTACAATTTCGGTGGGCGTCTGATAACCTCGCCCGCTTGTTGTGCAGTGCTGCCGTGGCGAAACTGCCTCATCGCAAAATCACCGTGAAAACGCCAGTGGGGATTGGCGAGGGTGTTGAACTCGCGACAAATGTGATGGGGGTTCCGATTTACCGTGCCGGGCAGGCATTGGTACAGGCGTTTCTCGGTGTAGTGCCGCAAGCGGCAGTCGGTTCGTTATTGATTCAACGCAATGAGGAGACAGCGCAACCGAAATTGTTTTACAAAAAATTTCCCCATCCACTGCCGCCGAATGCAATTATCCTTGATCCGATGCTTGCAACGGCGGGTTCGGCGATTATGGCGGTGAATATTTTGAAGGAACACGGCTACGCATCGGATTCGATTTATTTCCTCGGGGTCGTCGCTTCACAGGAAGGTTTTGATCGGCTCTCGCAACACATTCCAACGGCGCACATCACGGTAGCCGCGGTCGATCCGCGCTTGACTGCAATGAAGTACATCGATCCCGGATTAGGCGATTATGGCGACCGCTACTTCGGCACTTGA
- a CDS encoding T9SS type A sorting domain-containing protein, which translates to MKLTTVSSLFVLLFCFPEFASASDNHASSHKPLTKPSSTSVPKPFFFTENKGQWDARVLYKCQAKNGMTWFLERDGITLLLTQPGARDSDFGAQETGLSLRGSAATKQSHLGNGEQAIGNGEQGRGGWQPPTGGSVRRTFLSDDVMENDLPEMLRRHPARENVPMISHALKFHFVKSEGSKVKGEGSKVKGEGSKVKGEGSKVKGEGLKVNGERSTKEDSENLFQSFSTQHPTPYTLNPSPDFLHPTPYTLHQSFSTLHRAEAQSVEAQGELPWKNNYFLGNDSSKWAPNCRNFSTVVYREVWDGIDIEWYENEGKLEFDFIVHPGFDPSQIRMSVEGLEGDRISGFGDPESLLSLRERPAPKQSHLDKGNRERGTGNSRGVPRTPAVTGVGQTILSDKCSSRGRPSGSPDVNVRALLRDSRTTGGTVHRTFLSDGVMDSSRGVWHTPATTETTRTDMGVRPYPSPNTQHPSPIAQSPLPIAELLLSTSLGELRTALPSVYQISANGSRTEIEATFELTDQNTFGIVLPNGYNPDHSLRIDPLIYSTFLGGNDDDNGLDMCLDGNGGIILVGATESWNFPTTPGAFDPTISARDGYITHFNASGSQLLFSTSIGGGGDDGCTGVLIDSVGNVVVAGIARSGDFPTTSSFGPRGGDGDGFVTKLNSTGSAIQYSVVIGGSSTDQLDDLCSDGIGGYYASGLTASANFPITNALQNSMHGNSDGFLLHLNASGTQLLFCTFLGGNSIDGILAIDYDRSGYLWAAPTTLSSDFPITADAIDTSFGGGEGYDCALLCLTADGSQLLYSTYWGGSSYDVAQTVKVLNTNEVLVTGYTSSLDFPTTPGAFDTLHLGTRKAFVTKFNQNGRSVVFSTLLGGTGSDLAAPSDLSTNGSILITGQTNSADFPVTANCFDATYNGGGDCFVAVLDSTGSNLLYGTYLGGSNSDDGFCVTVDNNNDIYVSGITDSPSFPTTPNGFDPTYNAGFEDAFLTKIHIDTTDIATERILFPQTYSLSQNYPNPFNSSTTISYSLPKPGFVDLKLFDITGREVATLVNQKQQTGSYRVTIDGQHLSSGTYFVRMQSGDFVKTKKMVLLR; encoded by the coding sequence ATGAAATTAACAACTGTATCTTCTCTTTTCGTCCTGTTGTTCTGCTTTCCGGAGTTCGCTTCCGCTTCGGATAACCACGCATCCTCTCATAAACCCCTCACGAAACCCTCGTCAACCTCAGTACCAAAACCGTTTTTCTTTACCGAGAACAAGGGGCAGTGGGATGCTCGCGTGCTATATAAGTGTCAAGCGAAGAATGGGATGACATGGTTCCTCGAACGCGATGGGATAACGCTACTGCTAACGCAACCGGGGGCTCGGGATTCGGATTTCGGGGCTCAGGAAACTGGATTGTCATTGCGAGGTAGCGCAGCGACGAAGCAATCTCATTTGGGGAATGGGGAACAGGCAATAGGCAATGGGGAACAGGGTAGGGGCGGCTGGCAGCCGCCCACAGGTGGCTCCGTACGTCGGACATTCTTGTCCGACGACGTAATGGAAAATGACTTACCGGAAATGCTGCGCCGCCATCCCGCGCGTGAAAATGTTCCAATGATATCTCATGCACTGAAGTTTCACTTCGTGAAAAGTGAAGGGTCAAAGGTCAAGGGTGAAGGGTCAAAGGTCAAGGGTGAAGGGTCAAAGGTCAAGGGTGAAGGGTCAAAGGTCAAGGGTGAAGGGTTAAAGGTGAATGGTGAAAGGTCAACAAAAGAAGATTCCGAGAACCTTTTCCAATCTTTTTCTACTCAACACCCTACACCTTATACCCTAAACCCTTCACCCGATTTCTTACACCCTACACCTTACACCCTACACCAATCTTTTTCCACCTTACACCGTGCGGAAGCACAAAGCGTGGAAGCGCAGGGTGAACTCCCCTGGAAGAATAATTACTTCTTGGGGAATGATTCTTCGAAGTGGGCTCCAAATTGTCGCAACTTTTCTACGGTCGTGTATCGGGAAGTGTGGGATGGGATCGATATCGAATGGTATGAAAACGAAGGCAAATTAGAATTCGATTTCATCGTCCATCCCGGCTTCGATCCGTCACAAATTCGGATGTCTGTCGAGGGATTAGAAGGGGATCGGATTTCGGGGTTCGGGGATCCGGAATCGTTACTGTCATTGCGAGAGCGCCCTGCGCCGAAGCAATCTCATTTGGATAAAGGGAACAGGGAACGGGGGACTGGGAACAGTAGGGGCGTGCCGCGCACGCCCGCAGTTACAGGTGTAGGTCAGACAATCCTGTCTGACAAATGTTCCAGTAGGGGCAGACCCTCTGGGTCGCCCGATGTAAATGTTCGTGCCCTGCTACGCGATTCACGAACTACTGGAGGAACCGTACATCGGACATTCTTGTCCGATGGCGTAATGGATTCCAGTAGGGGCGTATGGCATACGCCCGCTACCACAGAAACGACGCGGACGGACATGGGAGTCCGCCCCTACCCATCACCTAACACCCAACACCCATCCCCTATTGCCCAATCCCCATTGCCCATTGCCGAGCTTCTCCTGTCAACATCATTGGGGGAATTGCGAACTGCGTTGCCGAGTGTGTATCAGATTTCGGCAAATGGGAGTCGAACGGAAATCGAAGCGACATTTGAACTCACCGACCAAAACACGTTCGGGATCGTACTGCCGAACGGTTATAACCCCGACCATTCCTTACGCATCGATCCCCTCATCTATAGCACCTTTTTGGGGGGTAATGACGATGATAATGGTTTGGATATGTGTCTTGATGGTAACGGTGGAATAATTCTGGTCGGGGCAACGGAAAGTTGGAACTTCCCGACAACTCCAGGCGCATTCGACCCAACCATTAGCGCACGGGACGGTTACATCACCCATTTCAATGCATCCGGATCACAACTATTGTTTAGTACTTCAATCGGTGGTGGAGGAGATGATGGTTGCACCGGTGTTTTAATCGATAGTGTTGGCAATGTTGTTGTCGCAGGTATAGCGAGATCCGGTGATTTTCCGACCACCAGCAGTTTTGGTCCACGGGGTGGTGATGGAGATGGTTTTGTAACAAAACTGAATAGCACCGGTTCGGCGATACAGTATAGTGTTGTCATCGGTGGAAGTTCCACCGATCAATTAGACGATTTATGTTCCGATGGTATTGGCGGTTACTACGCGTCCGGTTTAACTGCAAGTGCGAACTTTCCGATAACAAACGCTTTGCAAAATTCGATGCACGGCAATAGCGATGGTTTCTTGCTTCATCTCAATGCTTCGGGAACCCAACTACTGTTTTGTACTTTCCTCGGTGGTAACAGTATCGATGGTATCTTAGCCATCGATTACGATCGTTCCGGTTACCTCTGGGCAGCACCTACCACGCTAAGTTCTGATTTCCCGATAACGGCTGATGCGATTGATACGTCTTTCGGCGGTGGGGAGGGCTATGATTGTGCTCTCCTTTGCTTAACTGCCGACGGCTCACAATTGCTGTACAGCACTTATTGGGGTGGTTCTTCCTATGATGTAGCACAGACGGTCAAAGTGTTGAACACAAATGAGGTACTAGTTACAGGTTACACATCGAGTTTGGACTTTCCCACGACTCCCGGCGCTTTCGATACGTTGCATTTAGGAACAAGAAAAGCATTTGTCACAAAGTTCAATCAGAATGGTAGAAGCGTCGTTTTTAGCACACTTCTCGGTGGAACCGGTTCTGATTTGGCAGCCCCTTCTGATCTATCTACTAATGGAAGCATCCTCATCACTGGACAGACCAATAGTGCTGATTTTCCGGTTACTGCCAACTGTTTCGATGCTACTTATAATGGCGGCGGTGATTGCTTCGTCGCAGTATTGGATAGTACCGGTTCCAACTTACTATATGGTACATACCTTGGCGGCTCAAACTCTGATGATGGATTTTGTGTGACCGTCGATAACAATAACGATATTTATGTTTCCGGTATTACCGACAGTCCGAGTTTTCCAACGACACCAAACGGTTTCGACCCAACTTATAATGCTGGATTTGAAGATGCTTTTTTGACAAAAATCCACATCGATACGACCGATATTGCAACAGAACGGATTCTTTTTCCACAAACCTATTCGTTATCCCAAAACTACCCCAACCCCTTCAACTCTTCCACAACCATTTCCTACTCACTACCAAAACCGGGATTTGTCGATCTAAAACTATTCGACATCACCGGTCGGGAAGTCGCAACCCTTGTAAACCAGAAACAGCAAACCGGAAGTTATCGAGTGACCATCGATGGACAACATCTTTCGTCGGGAACCTATTTCGTGCGGATGCAATCCGGGGATTTTGTGAAAACAAAGAAGATGGTGCTGCTAAGGTGA
- a CDS encoding DUF302 domain-containing protein, translating to MEFAIAKKATGTIDEVETKITAALKEVGFGILTRIEADKVLKEKIGVETTPYRILGACNPTLAHNALEADPSIGVFLPCSVCLRQEDDGTVSIWALNPATVVDTLNNAELAPHGKKAQDLITSAIDSVANG from the coding sequence ATGGAATTCGCAATCGCGAAAAAAGCAACCGGAACTATCGACGAAGTCGAAACGAAAATCACCGCCGCTTTGAAAGAAGTCGGATTCGGCATTCTCACCCGGATCGAAGCCGATAAAGTGTTGAAAGAGAAAATCGGCGTCGAGACAACCCCGTACCGGATTCTCGGGGCTTGCAATCCGACCCTTGCCCATAACGCACTGGAAGCCGATCCCTCGATTGGTGTATTTCTTCCCTGCTCGGTTTGTTTGCGGCAAGAGGATGACGGTACTGTCTCGATTTGGGCACTAAACCCGGCAACGGTGGTCGATACTCTTAACAATGCCGAATTGGCACCACACGGCAAGAAAGCACAAGACCTCATCACATCTGCCATCGACTCCGTTGCCAATGGGTGA
- a CDS encoding DUF167 domain-containing protein — protein sequence MIRFIPDLLLRTSTSPIRCANSLSWLMHLTIKVIPQSSRLEFAGWQGDVLRIRLTKGAHDGEANGQLIEFLAKKCNVPKTSIRILHGEKQREKTIELPDSAHPFLPD from the coding sequence GTGATACGATTTATCCCGGATTTATTGTTAAGAACCTCTACTTCTCCCATCCGATGCGCGAATTCGTTATCTTGGCTTATGCACCTTACCATCAAAGTGATTCCTCAATCGTCGCGCCTTGAATTTGCCGGGTGGCAAGGCGATGTTTTGCGGATAAGGCTCACGAAAGGAGCACACGACGGCGAGGCGAATGGGCAACTCATCGAGTTTCTCGCCAAGAAATGCAATGTCCCAAAAACATCGATTCGGATTCTCCACGGTGAGAAACAACGCGAGAAAACCATCGAACTACCCGACTCCGCTCACCCCTTCTTACCGGATTAA